The Chlorocebus sabaeus isolate Y175 chromosome 1, mChlSab1.0.hap1, whole genome shotgun sequence genome includes a region encoding these proteins:
- the TBRG1 gene encoding transforming growth factor beta regulator 1, with protein sequence MSLLDGLASSPRALLQSSKARMKKLTKKSQNEKYRLKYLRLRKAAKATVFENAAICDEIARLEEKFLKAKEERRYLLKKLLQLQALTEGEVQAAAPSHSSNLPLTYGVASSVGTIQGAGPISGPSTGAEEPFGKKSKKEKKEKGKENNKLEVLKKTCKKKKMEGGARKLVQPIALDPSGRPVFPIGLGGLTVYSLGEIITDRPGFHDKSAIYPVGYCSTRIYASMKCPDQKCLYTCQIKDGGVQPQFEIVPEDDPQNAIVSSSADACHAELLRTISATMGKLMPNLLPAGADFFGFSHPAIQNLIQSCPGARKCINYQWVKFDVCKPGDGQLPEGLPENDAAMSFEAFQRQTFDEDQNDPLLPGSLDLPELQPAAFVSSYQPMYLTHEPLVDTHLQHLKSPSQGSPIQSSD encoded by the exons ATGAGCCTGCTGGACGGCCTCGCCTCCTCCCCGCGGGCTCTGCTGCAGTCCAGCAAAGCCAGGATGAAAAAGCTCACGAAGAAGAGCCAGAACGAGAAGTACCGGCTGAAGTACCTGCGGCTGCGCAAAGCGGCCAAGGCCACTGTGTTT gaaaatgctgCTATTTGTGATGAAATTGCTCGTCTTGAAGAAAAATTTcttaaagcaaaagaagaaagaag gtactTGCTAAAGAAGCTCCTCCAGCTTCAGGCTCTAACTGAAGGGGAAGTACAGGCTGCAGCTCCTTCCCACAGTTCCAATTTGCCCCTGACTTATGGTGTGGCCAGCTCTGTGGGAACTATACAGGGAGCTGGGCCTATTTCAGGACCCAGCACTGGGGCTGAGGAACCATTTGGGAAGAAAtcgaagaaggagaaaaaagaaaaaggcaaagagaaCAACAAACTGGAAG TTCTGAAGAAAacatgcaagaaaaagaaaatggagggagGTGCTCGCAAGCTGGTTCAGCCCATTGCCCTGGATCCCTCAGGACGGCCTGTGTTCCCCATCGGACTAGGGGGTCTAACAGTATATAGCCTGGGGGAG ATCATCACCGACCGACCTGGCTTTCATGATAAGAGTGCCATCTACCCTGTGGGCTACTGCAGTACTCGAATATATGCCAGCATGAAGTGCCCAGACCAGAAGTGTCTATATACCTGTCAGATCAAGGATGGTGGTGTGCAGCCTCAG TTTGAAATTGTTCCTGAAGATGACCCCCAGAATGCCATCGTCAGCTCTTCTGCAGATGCTTGTCATGCAGAACTGCTCAGGACTATAAGTGCTACTAT GGGGAAACTAATGCCTAACCTGCTTCCAGCTGGAGCTGACTTTTTTGGGTTTTCTCATCCAGCCATCCAAAACTTGATCCAGAGCTGTCCAGGAGCTCGAAAATGCATCAA TTACCAGTGGGTGAAATTTGATGTGTGCAAACCTGGAGACGGGCAGCTACCTGAGGGGCTGCCAGAGAATGATGCAGCTATGAGCTTTGAAGCCTTTCAGAGACAGACCTTTGATGAAGATCAGAATGATCCCCTTCTGCCAG GATCCTTGGACCTCCCAGAGCTTCAGCCTGCAGCCTTTGTGTCTTCTTACCAGCCCATGTACCTGACACATGAACCCTTGGTAGATACTCACCTGCAGCACTTGAAGTCTCCATCACAGGGTAGCCCAATTCAGTCTTCAGATTGA